The nucleotide sequence AAATCTATAATTAAGCATATCAATATTTAATTCTTTTAAAAGCTCATTCCTTTGGTTTAATTTAAGAACATAAGAAGTCCCTTTTTAGCTTATACAATAATACTACACTCCTAAGCTAATAGACTTATTAAGAAAATTATTAGTTTATCTTATTAATCTAATAACTTTAAACAAAATTTAAAGAATCGGAATAACTTATGTTTTAATCAAAGTATTATTAATAAAATAATATATTTTAATTATCAACATTTTGGAAGGTCTTTGCTTTGAGTAAACGAAATAAAATATATTTAGTTTCCTTATCTCTTATAGTCATAAGTGCTTTATTTATGTTAAAAGAAATTGAAGACAAAGAAGAAAAGGGGCTTAGAAACTTAACAGAAACAGTTTTGATAATAAAAGATTTACAAAATAATGTACTATTCCTAAGAAGGAACGAAAAAGATTTTTTACTTAGACATAATGAAAAGTACAGTTTGGATTTTACGAAAAATTATATAAAAATTCAAAGAAATATTACCTCCTTAATAAATCATTTAAAAAAAGAAAAAATTGATACCAGCGAACTCTTAAGATTTAATACTACAGTCAAAGAATATAAATTATTATTTAAAAATATTGTAGAAACTCAAAAAATCTTTGGACTCAATGAAAATAAGTCTAAATATTTAGACTTAAGGCAAACAGCCCATGCATTATTAGATGACGTTAAATTAAATAAAAAAATGCTTTCAGATGTTCTACAATTAAGAAGACACGAAAAAGATTTTTTACTAAGAAAAGATTTAAAATACAGAGCTTTGTTTTTAAAAAAAGAAAGAACTATTTTTATAGCTGCAAAAAATCAAAAAAGAATTAATTTACTCAAACAATATAAACTAAAGTTTTTAGAGCTCGTTAAACTTCAAGAAAAAATAGGACTGAATGAAAATCTAGGACTTATGGGAAAAATGAGAAACTCAATTCATAAAAGTGAAAAAATATTAGATATTTTAGCAAATAAGTTTATAAAAGATATCGAAAATAAATCTGTAGAACTTATTAATTTAACCTATATTTTCATTATGATATTGTTTGTAATTGTTATTTTAATAATGACTATTTTGGTTAAATTCTTTATGAGTGAGTCAAAAATAAACGCATTAAATCTCTTAAATAATGAATTGTCAAAAACTCTAAATAATCTTGAAAAAACACAAGATAAATTAATCGAAGCAGAAAAAATGGCAAGTTTAGGGGGCCTTGTTGCAGGGGTGGCACATGAGATTAATACTCCTTTAGGCATTGCTTTAACAGGTATCACCTATTTTGACGAAATTTCACATAATATTCATAAAATCTATGAAACGCAAGACATGACACAAGAAGATTTTGAAAAATACTTAGACGAATCAAAAGATATTTCCAGCCAAGTACTAAAAAATATACAAAGAGCATCCGATTTGGTGCAATCCTTTAAACAAGTATCTGTTGATCAAACAAGCGAGATTAAAAGAGAGTTTTATGTAAAAGATTATACCAATAGTATTATTTTATCTATACACAATCAAATCAAAAGAACACACATCACAATTGAAAATAATATTCCCTCTGATGTAAAAATAAATTCTTATCCCGGAGCTTTTGGACAAATTATTACAAATTTAATACTTAACTCACTAATACATGGATACACCAATAAAGATAAAGGTCTTATATCCTTTACTCTAAAAAAAGAAAAAAACGATATTGTATTACATTATAAAGACGATGGTAAAGGAATCAAAGAAAGTGATCTCCCTCATATATTTGAACCTTTTTTCACCACTAGAAGAGGTATTGGAGGAACAGGTTTAGGTTTAAATATTTTGTATAATATTGTTAAAAAACAATTTGAGGGAGAAATTTCATGTAAAAGTAAAGTCAATGAAGGCGTAGATTTTGAAATTATTATTCCTATAGATTAAAAAGATAATACTATTTAAACCCCTTTTTTTTTTAAAATTTTCTTTTTCATAAAAAGCCCTTGTTTTATGATATTGTTAAGAAAAAGATTAAAGGAACAAGGGATTAAATAAAAGAAGCTGCTTCAAAGCACTGATTAAGAGTTTAGGTGCTATCATTCAAAGACAATATTATTACAAAACAATCAATATACTAAACTTTATCTATAATATGATCGCGTAACTCAGAGGTAGAGTACTTCGTTGACATCGAAGCGGCCATTGGTTCAACTCC is from Campylobacteraceae bacterium and encodes:
- a CDS encoding HAMP domain-containing histidine kinase, which produces MSKRNKIYLVSLSLIVISALFMLKEIEDKEEKGLRNLTETVLIIKDLQNNVLFLRRNEKDFLLRHNEKYSLDFTKNYIKIQRNITSLINHLKKEKIDTSELLRFNTTVKEYKLLFKNIVETQKIFGLNENKSKYLDLRQTAHALLDDVKLNKKMLSDVLQLRRHEKDFLLRKDLKYRALFLKKERTIFIAAKNQKRINLLKQYKLKFLELVKLQEKIGLNENLGLMGKMRNSIHKSEKILDILANKFIKDIENKSVELINLTYIFIMILFVIVILIMTILVKFFMSESKINALNLLNNELSKTLNNLEKTQDKLIEAEKMASLGGLVAGVAHEINTPLGIALTGITYFDEISHNIHKIYETQDMTQEDFEKYLDESKDISSQVLKNIQRASDLVQSFKQVSVDQTSEIKREFYVKDYTNSIILSIHNQIKRTHITIENNIPSDVKINSYPGAFGQIITNLILNSLIHGYTNKDKGLISFTLKKEKNDIVLHYKDDGKGIKESDLPHIFEPFFTTRRGIGGTGLGLNILYNIVKKQFEGEISCKSKVNEGVDFEIIIPID